In the Salvia miltiorrhiza cultivar Shanhuang (shh) chromosome 8, IMPLAD_Smil_shh, whole genome shotgun sequence genome, tgttcattagttatAGTTGGATTTGTTAGAACAAATTGTAagtctattatttttttattacgttatttttatgggacgaatGGTATGAAATGACATATTTGAATCATTTGTCCAAGGTGCTTTGCTGATTTATCATAGTCAAACTGACTGGTTTATGTGATGTTATGAAAACTATACAATtggtttaataaaattaattagaagttTAACATCTTGCCGATTTACACAAAACTGTATTTGCAGATCCTTCAATCCTCATCCACAAAGCAACCGAAGCATTCGCAAAACACACACAATTCTTACATGTGTATAAGTATTTTTCTTCCCCAACCAGCCACCATTCTCGTATAAATTAACTAACTCTAATTATCACAAAAATGaagcaaaattttgaaaaatggcACTTCACCGGCTAACTTCCAAATTCATAATCAATGGATCACACACATTGCTCAACAATGCATGGTTTTGCAGAGGATTTGTCTCTGCCACAGCGCCATCTCACAAAGTAAGCCACATTAATTTATGTtgttaattttttcaaaaaaataaattaaattaagaacTTTTGAGTTGTTTTATTACTGGAGTATTTATGATGGATTGGGAGAATAAAATGTGATGCGTGAGTACAAAAGGGGAAAATAATATGTTGGATTATTGCACAATATAAGGAAATTTGTGTGATTAAATAGGAGAAAATTGATAAAGAGACGTGCGAGAAGATCATAGAAACAGCGGAAACGGTGAAAGATGGGTCGAAAGATGTGGTTAAGGAAGTCAAGCGCGTCGGCGAAGCTATCACCGAAAAGGTCACCAACGCTACCGGAAATGTATGTAATTTAATCGCTCTCTCTTCAAAAAAGAGATACTATAACAATTTGCCTTTTAATTTTCTTCTCTATAAAGGTGCGTTACAGAAGGGATTTAAAGGGAGAAAATtgaataatcttttttttttataacaaatttatCAACTAAAGAGCACACACTCTAAAAGatatttactttgcatgattgataaaatgcatgattgagtatttttattctgAAAAATATGATTGTTTCAATCTCACTCTTTCATAgataaaaatcaaacaaaaatagtttaatgataaaaataatcaacggcattgggatatctcaaaatttcaatccattaaaataaataaaaaattaatcttactatttttatatatcaAGACCAATTCTCCAAACTAAATGCGCCCCTAAGAATATTATGAAATTTTACTGCATATAATTTTGCAGGGTAGTTTAATACTAATTTTACGTTGGCAGATGGTGGCGGATGCGGCCAAGAAGGGATTTGAACGCGCGGCGGAGACAGCGGACACTAAAAAAAGCAAAGATTTGTTAGACACAGGCAAAGTCGTCGCCGAAGCTTTAAAGGAAAAGGTCGAAAAAAAGGATTAATGAATGAAAGggtagtattttttatatatactatgTATAAACATAATactcttatattttaaatagtaattaattattattttttgtaatcCTATTCTACCTTTATCTTTATTGCAGCCGAACAATCCATTTTTCGGAAAGGAAATTTATTAGGAAAATACGCAATCAAATCGCAAAataggggggggggggaatggTGAGCATTTTGAATGATGAATAATAAACCATTTTAGacgtgtttgatattggctaatactccctccgtccataaaagaatttcctatatttcctttttgggacgtccacaaaagaacttcctacctatttttggactataccccaccacttataaccctcttacttttcacttttcacaactcccaatattaattataacaccttttcaccactctcaatacactcaactaccttttatccactctcaatacactcaacaatattctttctaccttttatccactctcaatacactcaacaatattctttcttaaaacccgtgccactccctcctaggaagttctttcatgaacggagggagtacattgtattagttaatttagtacagatcagtctaATGTTTGGTGTATTTAGTAATAATGTGGATGACCCGATTTAATTtcacgacccagtattattaatccagaattcttaggattaataataccacctccccctaggattaacttaaaccaggatattctgtatttagtcatgatagcaaacacaactcagtattaataatctgtcattatccacgctaaatatcctgattacaaattatcctacataatcctttactgaaaatcaaacgagagagagagagagagagagagagagagagaaaagtcgCAAAGCTGTGAAGATTACCATTTCATCTGTATCTGATAAATATTGAAGGTTATTGCTTCATCAGTATGCATACTTTATGTATgtgattatatatttaaaagtagaTCAAGAGAGAGACAATTAAAAAAATCCTTGATTGAAATAAAAGAGAATTATAGAAAAGAAatataagtaaaataaataataaatatttaattaaatgtatgTTAAATATATCGAATATAGTCTTATACATTATTTAGAATATTATTACAAACCAAAATTTGGAATCGCATATAGAATTACACATAGAATTAAATAATGGAAAATTATTCTTTCACTAGAAACGAATCAAAAATTCGTATACATAAATAAGTTGATAACTGAATCAAATCGAATACTAAATCGTATAACTGATATTCGAATAATAAACGAATACCAAATCAAATAGTTCAATCGTTTTATGAAATAGAAATCGAATATCAGGATATTCAATTTGATTCGTATACATCCCTATTCAATGTGGAGCCCGTCCCCGTCCTCCATCAATAAACGTTTACAAATAATGCAAtatgattttattaaaatttatattgcaaactattttttttaatttaattatcacaCTTAAAAGTAAATGTTAATATGCATGCATGATACTATATTATAAAgtcattttaaataattttgctTAATTTGATATTCAATTTGAAATCTTGATATTTTCATTAGAaattcttcgattcaaactcgaatacaaataatttttttgaattgatCAATTTCAAATACTAttgtttgattaaaaaataaaccaTATATTCGAATAACCGTTAATCTCTTTCATGCACAACTTGCATGAGTTGCTCAATTTTTTTAGAGATTTCTaccaaagaaataaaaatcatatcaaTGGTGATTACGTGTGtaatatttgtattagaaattGTGTCAATATAcatgtataaaattatatatatttatctcaaaataattattattgtgataaaaaatgaagtaaataattattaaaacattaccttttttttatatcaataattaataTCCGCCAAAAAACAATTCACCATCCGCGCCAGTCGCGATCGGTCGTTTCCATATACTTTGGTCAAACAAAACAAGTGACCAACTGTTCTTAAAAGTAAACAGGCAGACTAGAAAACAAAAGAGCGGGAATGATGGCGGCGGCTGGTGGCGGTAGGGCGGCGGTGCTGTCTCAGCCGGTGACATTCGTAACAGGCAACGCCAAGAAGCTCGAAGAAGTTCGCGCAATTCTCGGCAACTCGATCCCCTTTCGTTCGCTTAAACTTGATTGTGCGTTACGCATCCTCGGTCTAGTCGTCGACGTTTGGGATTTGTTTTACTTAATCCTTTTAggaatttattcttttattttaatcagTGCCAGAGTTACAAGGCGAGCCTGAGGAGATTTCTAGAGAAAAGGCTCGATTAGCTGCGAAAGAGGTACGAACAGATTGTGCAGAGAATGTGTTTGTATAAATGTTTATAAGAGAATGATGTTTACTAGTCGTTGGTTGTGTTGTTTCGTTGAAAAGGTAGACGGGCCCGTGCTGGTGGAGGATACTTGTCTCTGTTTCAATGCTCTCAAGGGTCTACCTGGTAATATAAATCTATGTGCATGAATCGTGATGAATGTTTAGAATATGGCTGATGATCGACGCAATTTTTGCAGGGCCTTACATGTAAGTTCCATGCATATTCTTCCAGCAAGGTGAAgttgtttttataattttctttggGGGCTTTGTGAATTACGAACTCATAAACTTATGGATGGCGAACGTAGTATTTACAGTAGTATCGAACTATGGATCTTGTATGTGGATAATGGCAACTTTATCAGCCCCGTGGAGGTTCTTTTCTTTCGTTGGATACGGTGTGTTACATCTAAGAGAATGGCGATTTTGTCAGCCATAAGATGTTCCTAATCATAAAAGTTTATGCTGATATAACTCAAAATTGATAAACAAAGTTGAATGTACCTTAAACCTTTCATGCCTGAAAGAATGGTTTCTATTTATCTTTGAAGTTACATGCTGCTAGTTGTTTATGTTAATATAACCTATAGTTGATCGATCAACTGAGTCTGAGTGGTATTGTTCTTCATATTTGGTCCCTTGCAGTAGCATGCTATAATGTCTAAACTCTTCCTTTAAGGCTTTATATTTGCTTATGCATTAGGTGTATTTTGTACCTTAAtcttacttttagttttttgcTCCTTTGTTTTGCATACTATTCATTCTTATCTTTGCAATTTCTTTTAGGGGTTCATGATAGCGAACTTGTTTTTCAATAATGATCACTTTTACCTCCCCCACCCCTCAATGTTGTCCCCATCTTCCTCTGGGCGTGCTTAATGTTGTAAATGTTATTGCGCGATTATTCCTCATGATTCTTTAGCAAAATTTGGACCGTGTCATGAATTGCAAGCTTTACCAGACTAGGTTGAGACAAATactccattttaattttatgctTCTTTGGTTACTACTTTGgacattttcttaatttgttaATGCGCACAAAAGAATCAATTTATCTTACGCAGTTCCATCTAATCATTTTGCTTTTTGTGTAATTTACCCCACTGAACTGGATAAACAAAATTGCAGCAAGTGGTTTCTGCAGAAGATTGATCATGAAGGTATTGCTGCCAAGCGTAGTTTCTTGTCTTGTTCAATTATTTCTGAAACTTGCGTCCTACTTTATACTTGCTTCTGTTTCCCTTTAGGTCTGAATAATTTGTTGATGGCATATGACGATAAATCTGCTTATGCTCTCTGTATATTCTCTCTCGCTATTGGGCCAAATGCAGATCCAATAACTTTTTTGGGGAAGACTCCGGTATGCTCTTTGCTTCCTATAATAAACTAAATTGCTTTTATTCTTCTTGTTACAGAAAACTAGATCTAATGGCTTGGTCTTCTACACAACTTGAAATAGAAGTATGCTGATGCTAGTTTCAgggaaaaagaaggaaaagagtTCAGAAGATATTACTGACTCAGCCATTCTCCTCTCTTTTCTTATCTTTTTCTAAGGACACTTCTGTGTTTTTAtctccaacaaaaatgattaaaCAACTCTTCGTAAATTGTACTCCTTCCGTCCTATAAAAATAGTCAGAATTTTCCATCtggggacgtccacaaaaaaatagtcCTATTCCATTTATAAACACTATTCCACGACAAATCAACACATATTACCCTCAATATGTCAACTTATTTACTTATCCTATCACATATGGCCCACCACTTTAATTTAACCTAAATTCTATTATCCACTAAGATGGgttcctttctccactcacaatacactcaattaCAATTATTAAAACCCGTATCACTCCCGTTTAGGATTCTTTTTAccaggacgaagggagtagtaaaTTAGCACATACAAACAGTAATTTATAGAGAGGTCTTGAAGCTTGGTGACCAAGGCTAGTAAGGCTGAGAACATGGCTGTGTTTGAGCCAATTCTTGAGCCCAAAGAATACTTATAGAACAACTCCTAACCACTTCTCCTATCTTCAAGCTTTTGATGAAGTCTTCCTTATTATTTATTCTCCATTTGAATATGCAACATTAAAATCTATAACTATTATTACAATATATCATAGACTATATCCAAACAAATAAAGAAGGCAAAATATAATTTAGTGTCAAAATTTACACTAACATTTAGTTCATAATACATTAATACCCCGTCTGATGAGCATGTCAATGAACACCATCTTCTTTTAGCTTAAGCCTTTTCCTGAAACTTCAATTCTTTCTGTCTAATAATGCTTTGGTACAGCTGAGAATTTTACCTAACCAAATAATACGGAAAATATTAAGTTAAGAAAGCCAAATGTAGTTAAATCTTCAAACTGTATTTCTATCTAAACAGGAGCTTATGCTGCTTAAGATGTAACTTATTTCAAGATTCTTCAAATCACGGATAGTGCAACCTAGCAAAAGTGATTCTCCTTATATATACTTTTATGTCCCTTATCTTGTGGGAATATCTAAATACGAATAGTAAGAGGTTCATATTTCATATATTAGTGGTGATTAAACAGATAAATGCTTATTATTCTTGATATATGTGGAGGGTCAAATTGGTTGCAAAATTCATCTCGCTTATGAGCTGGTCAAAATTCTTACCACTTTTCCTCATACCTAATAATTGGTCGACAATCTAACCAACTCTACCATCACAAGTCTTTAAGTTGTACTACAATTTATATTGCCATGAATTTACTTGTGCACAGATGTACTAATACATTCTTGTGAAACTCAATGCATGTACTTTTACGCTGTTTTTTCTATACCTATGTCAGGATTGGCTCTGATTTTGTAACTTCACGTGAATGTTTGAGTGTACATTGTACAATATATAGATGAACCCTGTTTTAATATTGAACTAGTGCCTTCCAAGTTGGGACTGTGTATGCACTAATATATGCATCCAACACTCTAGCTGCCCTTTATCTAGCTCTTAAAGCGAGCCCTAATAACGGCTCGTTAGCTACATAGCTCATAGCTACAAGTAGAGTAGATCGGTAGTCCCTTATTCAATTCCTTCGGAATTGTCGGGACGTTAAGGAAGCTACTATCTAGCGTTCGTGACCTACAGCTAGTAGGTCACTCACTCGCTAAGAGCTACTTATAGATGAGAGCTTCCTTGTGGAGATATGGTCTTTGTGAATGAGCGATAACGAAATCCTTGCATGCCCGATCGATTCATTCTTTCTTTGAGTGCCACAGAAGTGATATAAGTTGCGGCTGCCATTTCAGGGAAAGATAGTTCCTCCTAGGGGACCGACTGATTTTGGATGGGATCCAGTTTTCCAACCTGATGGATATGACCAAACGTAAGCTCATAACTCGACTCTGCTCCCTAGTTTTAAAgactttggttttatttattaCGTAACTTCATAACTTGCCAACCAATTTGCCATAAAAGCCGGCCTACTAACCGAACTATGTGCTTTTTATAGTTATGCCGAGATGCCCAAGGAAGAGAAGAACAAGATTTCTCACCGTTACAGGGCCCTTGCACAGGTTAAATCATACTTTGCTGAGGCTAAATACGCTTTCCTGTCCGAATCCTAAACTCAAGAATGCTCTATGCCTTTTATAGAAGAACATGGAAGTATGTTTATGCAAATTGTGATCCCAAATTTAGAAGCAAAGAAACTCTTTAAATGGTTTTGCAACAAAATTTTACAGTTATCCTAGGATCCCTGAGGGCTCCCATTTTTATGCAATGGCAGGAGTGCTTTTTCTCTATTGGTCTCACCCCCCTTCCTTGTTGATCTAAAATACTTGTCTATTTATTCATATTTCCTCAGGCAATTAGAACTAATCAAGTAGCAGCAAAACATTAGATACGATGGTAACAACCATTAGAGAGCAATCAAGATAAAAAAGTtgaaagtgattaagattatTGTTGCTTAAGGAAAAATAAGTGGGTTGAACATATTGTTAGTGCATGGTACCTTGGTTTGTATTGAATGTGAGAATGACACCTGTGGATATAAACAAGTAACATGGGCATTAGCAAATGCATGTGGGCATCATTGGTGAATTAATTGTGACTCGGCTGGTTGGCCCCATTATGTCTATACGAAAAAGGGAAAATTGTTAGCTCACTTGCTATATGGACCCATCATCACATGCTAGGCTATGTGGTTCACCAATCGTTGCATGTGATCTAACATCCTTCAGTTTTCATATATGTGATGCGTTTCGCATGGGATATTTTTCAATGTGCAGTATTTATTAGTGCCAAAAATTTGGGTGcatctcattttaattaattaaggtgtTTTTGTTAAGATTTCttgtaattaaaatttatgaattcttAATTGGCTGTATAATTCCTTTTTAAAACTAATAGACATTTGTAGGATAATGTTTTTTATCAACCTATTTTTCGATTGTTCAGTATCTTACTAATTTATTATTGACAATTTGACCTAGTAATGAGTCTTCTGCTTTTGAATAGAGTTAAAGAGTTAgattagatttaattaaaatcaaattaaaaggGAATGGGGCGTGCGGCCGGATGCACCGCCTCTTTATTAATTGTATTGGGGTAATTGCTGTTAAAACTGAAAATGATATTTCTTCTACTTTATATGGTAATATGCTAACATCTCGTATCCCATGGAGATTTAGCCTTGTTTCTGTCAAAGTTTGATGGGGTCTATGGCAATTTATTTGGCGACTATTTTCGCACTTTTTCCAAAGAAAAAGGTGCCTACATTGTACGGTCTTTGTAGGGCGGTTGCTATGAATGATACAGACGGATCTCTCTCTTAACTTATCAGATGAGAATGAGATTCCCCTCTCTacatttcttattttattttataggtATATTGTTGTTCATTAAATAATGGAGTAGTAAAATGCAATCCAAGATGAGAATACGGATCAGTCAAACATGCTGTTATAATCACAACTTGTCAGGAAGATGAAGTAAaatccaaataaataaaatccataATCAaaccggaaaaaaaaaataaggacaAAGGTAGCTATCACAGAACAAGAAAAAAACAGCAAAAATGTAGTAAAAGCATAATGCATTGAACCTTACTACTTACATACTATGCATCATCTATTACAGGAAGTtcctctttttgttttttttttcttctccacAATGTTTTGGACACTCACACTATAATAGCTTCGTATGGCTCCAGACAAGAAGGAAAGGTAGATTTTCAAAGGGGCAACCACAATTTTTGTGGACGATGATAAAAcagatatttatatatatatatagatattctCTGTTAGGACAGGGATGGAGGTGGAGAAGATTTTGGACAACGCTTCCGCACCTGTTTCCAGAGACGATGTTTTGTTTGGATTGAAGCAGGCCGAGGTTGCACAATAATGTGATGGCGGGGAGGCAATGGAGGAGAGTGTGGAATGTCCAGACATGTATAAAAAATGTACACTTGCCAATGTGAATGAAGCATGggattgaaaaaaaattgactcTTAAATAGGTATATTGTAAGGCTTGGGAAGAAGGCAGGGAAACAAGACCTCCTTTCTTTGTTCCTTTTCCATGTGGGTAGGCTAGGCTAGCACTGGCGCCCCCGGCGGCAGCCAAGGACCCCGGCACCGGAAGTGATGGTTCCGACCATGGAGGAAGACTTTGCACCCAAACTGGAAGCCCGAGCATAGCTGGCTGAGGCTCCAGCTCCTGACGGTGTGAAGTAAGCCCCGTTGAGCATCAGGTCTCCTTCTGATCTCCAGTTCCAGCTCTTCCATCTGCCTGCATCTGTGTCGACTCTCTTTGTCACCTGATCATGGAAATGCCACACCATTTAATTTAATCTTTGTTTATATGTGACTGACAAGTGGAAATCTTGAGACTTGCAATACCTCCTTTGCAAAAGGATTGACTGGTGCTAGGTATCTGTTGCCTTGGCTGTTGATGGTGGGCTCTGCACTTCCGCCTATCGCATACATCTCCCAATGAGTGTAGTCGTTGTTCACGACGTGGAAGTAGCCATGTCTGCACctgtaatatttttttcataacaAGTTAGATGGATTTCATAACCATGTATATATATTGTTGATTTAGTATATTAGCATACCTTGGCATTCTCTGAATGAGGCCCTCTCCGAAATGGTTGAATGCAATAGTGGCCTGCATTTGCTTGTCTCTCATATAAGAGTCACTGTGGCCTAATAGAATGACCTCATTGTGGTGTGTGAAGTAGTTGTTGGAAATGGTGATGGCAGTGGATCCCATGACGGCATCGACAAGGCCGTCGGCGCAGTTAGAGAGGGAGTTATGGTCGACCCAAATGTGGCTGGAGCCGAAGATGGAAATGGCATCACCATCAGCCATAGTCCTCCAACCGTAATGGGAAGGGGAGCTCCTGACCATGGCATTGCCAGTGGGTTTGCAATCATGAATGTGCAGACCATGGATAATAACATTAGTAACAAACTGGATAGTGATGCATGCACCATTAGCAATGTGGACATTCGTTCCACGTCCATCTATGGTCTTAAAGCTGTTCATGATCAACTCCTGCTTCAGCGTAATAACCATGTCTCGCTTGAAGACGATCCACAGAGGCTCGTCCTGGATCACAGCGTGCCGCAGAGTGCCCGGCCTCGGGTTCAC is a window encoding:
- the LOC131001270 gene encoding uncharacterized protein LOC131001270, giving the protein MALHRLTSKFIINGSHTLLNNAWFCRGFVSATAPSHKEKIDKETCEKIIETAETVKDGSKDVVKEVKRVGEAITEKVTNATGNMVADAAKKGFERAAETADTKKSKDLLDTGKVVAEALKEKVEKKD
- the LOC131001272 gene encoding inosine triphosphate pyrophosphatase — encoded protein: MMAAAGGGRAAVLSQPVTFVTGNAKKLEEVRAILGNSIPFRSLKLDLPELQGEPEEISREKARLAAKEVDGPVLVEDTCLCFNALKGLPGPYIKWFLQKIDHEGLNNLLMAYDDKSAYALCIFSLAIGPNADPITFLGKTPGKIVPPRGPTDFGWDPVFQPDGYDQTYAEMPKEEKNKISHRYRALAQVKSYFAEAKYAFLSES
- the LOC131001271 gene encoding probable pectate lyase 8, with the protein product MASKKWLPLFSLLLFAFVAGALCRIQKDESAILSAVEKEEVQRSGNSTAAEKLEGIEEYLNEHAVDDPEEVARMVEMATRNSTERRKLGFFSCGTGNPIDDCWRCDANWQRNRKRLADCGIGFGRNAIGGRDGRYYVVTDAGDDDPVNPRPGTLRHAVIQDEPLWIVFKRDMVITLKQELIMNSFKTIDGRGTNVHIANGACITIQFVTNVIIHGLHIHDCKPTGNAMVRSSPSHYGWRTMADGDAISIFGSSHIWVDHNSLSNCADGLVDAVMGSTAITISNNYFTHHNEVILLGHSDSYMRDKQMQATIAFNHFGEGLIQRMPRCRHGYFHVVNNDYTHWEMYAIGGSAEPTINSQGNRYLAPVNPFAKEVTKRVDTDAGRWKSWNWRSEGDLMLNGAYFTPSGAGASASYARASSLGAKSSSMVGTITSGAGVLGCRRGRQC